One Bos javanicus breed banteng chromosome 9, ARS-OSU_banteng_1.0, whole genome shotgun sequence DNA window includes the following coding sequences:
- the KHDC3L gene encoding KH domain-containing protein 3, translating into MASPKRFPTLVQLEQREGTLFEVLGNLTKRPYWFHSEYLKSPKAVHLEAWLVEAIFGRGGEHIPHVECVSQTLLHVHQWDPDGEAEILIFGRPYYQQDVSKMIMNLADYHRQLRARSSEKAPAREAATQRSPDAVQEAGTQRSPDAVQEAGTQRSPDAVQEAGTQRSPSANQQAAIQLSSGKVRETVTQRSPSAAREAGTQRSPSAIQQAATQSSPEKVQETGTQRSPGAAREAATQRSPGAAREAATQRSPGAAREAATQRSPGAAREAATQRSPGAAREAATQRSPGAAREAATQRSPGAAREAATQRSPGAAREAATQRSPGAAREAATQRSPGAAREAATQRSPGAAREAATQRSPGAAREAATQRSPGAAREAATQRSPGAAREAATQRSPGAAREAATQRSPGAAREAATQRSPGAAREAATQRSPGAAREAATQRSPGAAREAGTQSFLEVTQDPDTSF; encoded by the exons ATGGCCTCTCCCAAGCGGTTTCCGACGCTCGTTCAGCTGGAGCAGCGAGAAGGGACGCTCTTCGAGGTGCTTGGTAACCTCACCAAGCGGCCCTACTGGTTTCACTCCGAGTACCTGAAGAGCCCGAAGGCAGTTCACCTGGAGGCCTGGCTGGTGGAAGCGATCTTCG GCCGGGGTGGAGAACACATCCCTCACGTCGAGTGTGTGTCACAGACCCTGCTTCACGTTCATCAGTGGGATCCGGACGGCGAGGCTGAAATCTTGATATTTGGCCGGCCTTATTACCAGCAGGATGTATCCAAGATGATCATGAACTTGGCTGACTATCACCGTCAACTCCGGGCGCGAA GCTCTGAGAAGGCTCCTGCCCGGGAGGCGGCCACCCAGCGATCCCCAGACGCAGTCCAAGAGGCCGGGACCCAGCGGTCCCCAGACGCAGTCCAGGAGGCCGGGACCCAGCGATCCCCAGACGCAGTCCAGGAGGCCGGGACCCAGCGATCCCCTAGCGCAAACCAGCAGGCGGCGATTCAGCTGTCATCCGGGAAAGTCCGGGAGACTGTAACCCAGCGATCCCCCAGCGCTGCCCGAGAGGCCGGGACCCAGCGATCCCCCAGCGCAATCCAGCAGGCGGCGACCCAATCGTCACCCGAGAAAGTCCAGGAGACTGGGACCCAGCGGTCCCCCGGCGCAGCCCGCGAGGCGGCCACCCAGCGGTCCCCCGGCGCAGCCCGCGAGGCGGCCACCCAGCGGTCCCCCGGCGCAGCCCGCGAGGCGGCCACCCAGCGGTCCCCCGGCGCAGCCCGCGAGGCGGCCACCCAGCGGTCCCCCGGCGCAGCCCGCGAGGCGGCCACCCAGCGGTCCCCCGGCGCAGCCCGCGAGGCGGCCACCCAGCGGTCCCCCGGCGCTGCCCGCGAGGCGGCCACCCAGCGGTCCCCCGGCGCTGCCCGCGAGGCGGCCACCCAGCGGTCCCCCGGCGCTGCCCGCGAGGCGGCCACCCAGCGGTCCCCCGGCGCTGCCCGCGAGGCGGCCACCCAGCGGTCCCCCGGCGCAGCCCGCGAGGCGGCCACCCAGCGGTCCCCCGGCGCAGCCCGCGAGGCGGCCACCCAGCGGTCCCCCGGCGCAGCCCGCGAGGCGGCCACCCAGCGGTCCCCCGGCGCTGCCCGCGAGGCGGCCACCCAGCGGTCCCCCGGCGCTGCCCGCGAGGCGGCCACCCAGCGGTCCCCCGGCGCTGCCCGCGAGGCGGCCACCCAGCGGTCCCCCGGCGCAGCCCGCGAGGCGGCCACCCAGCGGTCCCCCGGCGCAGCCCGCGAGGCGGCCACCCAGCGGTCCCCCGGCGCAGCCCGGGAAGCCGGAACCCAGAGCTTCCTCGAAGTTACGCAGGATCCAGATACCAGTTTCTGA
- the OOEP gene encoding oocyte-expressed protein homolog isoform X1, protein MRNSRRPNICASPSPRAALWLGACAPEEAGPAGSRKWPRLRAYPSPARAALLACGWSMVDNAGDYEARGDRLLGFPLPSPRVRIRPWWFPAQELRNPLVFFLEAWLADLIFGPDRALVPEMEWMSQALLMVDAVDAGNVVEVTVFARPAVQRQVKSVLLSQASVHREQRARAEKMEQLEEFLKAQAPGPQVPQHPVA, encoded by the exons ATGCGGAACTCCAGGCGCCCGAATATCTGCGCGAGTCCGAGCCCCCGGGCCGCGCTGTGGCTGGGCGCATGCGCACCGGAGGAGGCGGGGCCGGCCGGGAGCCGTAAATGGCCCAGGCTTCGCGCCTACCCGAGTCCCGCCAGAGCTGCTCTTCTCGCCTGTGGTTGGAGCATGGTCGACAACGCTGGCGACTACGAGGCCCGCGGGGACAGGCTGCTGGGGTTCCCGCTTCCCTCGCCACGGGTTCGCATCCGGCCGTGGTGGTTTCCTGCGCAGGAGTTGAGGAATCCGCTGGTGTTCTTCCTGGAGGCGTGGCTGGCCGACTTGATCTTTG GGCCAGACCGAGCCTTGGTTCCAGAAATGGAGTGGATGAGCCAGGCCCTGCTGATGGTGGACGCTGTTGACGCTGGGAACGTAGTCGAAGTCACAGTTTTCGCGCGGCCGGCAGTCCAGCGTCAGGTGAAGAGCGTGCTTCTGAGCCAGGCATCAGTGCACCGGGAGCAGCGCGCCCGAG CTGAGAAGATGGAACAACTCGAGGAATTCCTGAAGGCCCAGGCACCAGGTCCCCAGGTGCCCCAGCATCCTGTTGCATGA
- the OOEP gene encoding oocyte-expressed protein homolog isoform X2, whose product MRNSRRPNICASPSPRAALWLGACAPEEAGPAGSRKWPRLRAYPSPARAALLACGWSMVDNAGDYEARGDRLLGFPLPSPRVRIRPWWFPAQELRNPLVFFLEAWLADLIFGPDRALVPEMEWMSQALLMVDAVDAGNVVEVTVFARPAVQRQVKSVLLSQASVHREQRARGFWG is encoded by the exons ATGCGGAACTCCAGGCGCCCGAATATCTGCGCGAGTCCGAGCCCCCGGGCCGCGCTGTGGCTGGGCGCATGCGCACCGGAGGAGGCGGGGCCGGCCGGGAGCCGTAAATGGCCCAGGCTTCGCGCCTACCCGAGTCCCGCCAGAGCTGCTCTTCTCGCCTGTGGTTGGAGCATGGTCGACAACGCTGGCGACTACGAGGCCCGCGGGGACAGGCTGCTGGGGTTCCCGCTTCCCTCGCCACGGGTTCGCATCCGGCCGTGGTGGTTTCCTGCGCAGGAGTTGAGGAATCCGCTGGTGTTCTTCCTGGAGGCGTGGCTGGCCGACTTGATCTTTG GGCCAGACCGAGCCTTGGTTCCAGAAATGGAGTGGATGAGCCAGGCCCTGCTGATGGTGGACGCTGTTGACGCTGGGAACGTAGTCGAAGTCACAGTTTTCGCGCGGCCGGCAGTCCAGCGTCAGGTGAAGAGCGTGCTTCTGAGCCAGGCATCAGTGCACCGGGAGCAGCGCGCCCGAG